From the genome of Gilliamella sp. wkB7, one region includes:
- a CDS encoding 5-formyltetrahydrofolate cyclo-ligase has translation MNIRQNIRQKRRQLSLTERINAQNTIYQQITQHQSIKLAKNIAIFLSFDGEVETKPIIEYLWQQNKSVYLPVIHPFASSHLLFLKYTPQTPLIKNKFNILQPALNVLNVLPCQKLDIIFTPLVAFDERGYRIGMGGGYYDRMLANYQSQQILPIGLAFACQKVPHIDNQPWDVKLPEIIYA, from the coding sequence ATGAATATTAGACAGAATATACGCCAAAAAAGACGCCAACTCTCCTTAACTGAACGCATTAATGCGCAAAATACTATTTATCAACAAATCACCCAACATCAAAGTATAAAATTAGCAAAAAATATAGCAATATTTCTATCATTCGATGGTGAAGTGGAAACAAAACCCATTATAGAATATCTATGGCAACAAAATAAATCTGTCTATTTGCCTGTTATACACCCATTTGCTTCTTCGCATTTACTCTTTTTAAAATACACTCCACAAACACCTTTAATTAAAAACAAATTTAATATACTGCAACCAGCTTTAAATGTACTAAATGTATTACCATGCCAAAAATTAGATATTATTTTTACTCCATTGGTTGCTTTTGATGAAAGAGGTTATCGTATCGGTATGGGTGGAGGATATTATGATCGTATGTTAGCTAATTACCAAAGCCAGCAAATTTTGCCTATCGGTCTGGCGTTTGCATGCCAAAAAGTACCTCATATTGATAATCAACCATGGGATGTCAAACTACCAGAAATCATCTACGCTTAA
- the zapA gene encoding cell division protein ZapA, with product METQAVTIQIFGRTLKFNCPVDEVDALTNAAKDLDERLSNLREKSPQIGSEQLIMTAALNISYELTKEKEKSNEFSHRLKMLQQLLDSALNTNN from the coding sequence ATGGAAACTCAAGCTGTCACTATTCAAATTTTTGGACGTACATTAAAATTCAATTGTCCGGTTGATGAAGTTGACGCACTAACCAATGCCGCAAAAGATTTGGATGAGCGCTTATCTAATTTGCGTGAAAAATCTCCACAAATAGGTAGTGAGCAACTTATCATGACTGCAGCACTCAATATTTCTTACGAGTTAACTAAGGAAAAAGAAAAAAGTAACGAATTTAGCCATAGGCTAAAAATGCTACAACAATTGCTTGATTCTGCTTTGAATACCAACAATTAA
- the dxs gene encoding 1-deoxy-D-xylulose-5-phosphate synthase, with the protein MKMNLDNYPLLKKINFPEDLRCYPQSQLPEICRELRQFLLNCVSQSSGHLASGLGVVELTVALHYVYHTPFDKIIWDVGHQAYPHKILTGRRDQMLTIRQKGGLHPFPHRNESEYDVLTTGHSSTSISAALGIAISEQKKQSGQKVAAIIGDGALTAGMAFEAMNHAGHIKPDMLVIVNDNDMSISENTGALNQHLAQILSSKTYTSFRESGKRVLANIPPLKELFKKTEEHLKGLVTPAILFEELGFNYIGPVDGHDVESLVTTLQKVRQLKGPQLLHVITQKGKGYAPAEQNPTLWHGVPKFNPKDGILPETNKVIPTYSQVFGDWLCEMAQNDKQLMAITPAMSEGSGMTKFANLYPDQFFDVAIAEQHAVTLAAGFAISGLKPIVAIYSTFLQRAYDQVIHDVAIQNLPVLFAIDRAGIVGADGETHQGSFDLSFMRCIPNFVIMTPSDENECRQMLYTGYLHNGPVAVRYPRGEGIGVQLEPLAPIPIGESKLCIEGENIALLNFGTLLPEVLQAGKKINATVIDMRFVKPLDEKVLLHISQTHNILVTVEENSIKGGAGSGVCEFLLSKKIKCDILNIGLPDKFIPQGSQNEMRDEMGLNCEHIIEKINEFINK; encoded by the coding sequence ATAAAAATGAATTTGGATAATTATCCCTTATTAAAAAAAATTAACTTTCCAGAGGATCTACGATGTTATCCTCAATCTCAGCTGCCTGAAATTTGTCGCGAGTTAAGACAATTTTTATTAAATTGTGTAAGTCAATCTAGTGGACATTTAGCATCAGGACTGGGTGTGGTTGAGTTAACAGTAGCACTGCATTATGTTTATCATACCCCTTTTGATAAAATTATTTGGGATGTTGGTCATCAAGCTTATCCACATAAAATTTTAACTGGCCGACGAGATCAAATGCTCACAATCCGGCAAAAAGGTGGACTTCATCCATTCCCACATCGCAATGAAAGCGAATATGATGTTTTAACTACAGGCCACTCTTCGACTTCTATCAGTGCCGCTTTAGGTATTGCTATTAGTGAGCAAAAAAAACAATCTGGACAAAAGGTAGCGGCAATTATTGGTGATGGCGCACTTACCGCTGGTATGGCATTTGAAGCAATGAATCATGCTGGGCATATTAAACCCGACATGTTAGTGATTGTTAACGACAATGACATGTCAATTTCAGAAAATACAGGTGCACTTAATCAACATTTAGCCCAGATTCTTTCAAGTAAAACGTATACTTCTTTCCGTGAAAGTGGCAAACGAGTGCTTGCTAATATTCCACCTTTAAAAGAATTATTTAAAAAAACCGAAGAACATTTAAAAGGTTTAGTGACACCAGCAATCTTATTTGAAGAACTTGGTTTTAATTATATTGGTCCTGTTGATGGGCATGATGTTGAAAGTTTAGTAACCACTTTACAAAAAGTTCGGCAACTAAAAGGCCCTCAATTACTTCATGTTATTACGCAGAAAGGCAAAGGTTATGCACCAGCAGAACAAAATCCAACTTTATGGCATGGTGTACCAAAATTTAATCCCAAAGATGGAATATTGCCAGAGACAAATAAAGTTATACCAACCTATTCTCAAGTTTTTGGTGATTGGTTGTGTGAAATGGCGCAAAATGATAAACAACTAATGGCTATCACTCCTGCAATGAGTGAAGGATCTGGTATGACCAAGTTTGCCAATCTTTATCCAGATCAATTTTTTGATGTCGCCATCGCTGAACAACATGCAGTTACACTTGCTGCGGGTTTTGCTATTAGTGGTTTAAAACCAATCGTGGCAATTTATTCAACTTTTTTACAACGCGCTTATGACCAAGTTATTCATGACGTTGCCATTCAAAACTTACCTGTTTTATTTGCTATAGATAGAGCCGGTATTGTTGGTGCCGATGGTGAAACGCATCAGGGCTCATTTGATTTAAGTTTTATGCGTTGCATACCTAATTTTGTCATAATGACGCCTAGTGATGAAAATGAGTGTCGACAAATGCTCTATACAGGTTATTTACATAATGGTCCTGTAGCAGTGCGATATCCACGTGGTGAAGGTATTGGAGTGCAATTAGAACCATTAGCACCCATACCAATAGGTGAATCAAAATTATGCATTGAAGGAGAAAACATAGCTTTACTCAATTTTGGCACATTACTACCTGAAGTTTTACAGGCGGGTAAAAAAATTAATGCTACAGTCATAGATATGCGTTTTGTTAAACCATTAGATGAAAAAGTCCTTTTGCACATTAGCCAAACTCATAATATACTTGTCACTGTAGAAGAAAATAGTATTAAAGGCGGTGCTGGTAGTGGCGTCTGTGAATTTTTATTATCTAAAAAAATAAAATGTGATATTTTAAATATTGGATTACCAGATAAGTTTATTCCTCAAGGATCTCAAAATGAGATGAGAGATGAGATGGGATTAAACTGTGAACATATTATAGAAAAAATTAATGAATTTATAAATAAATAG
- the ispA gene encoding (2E,6E)-farnesyl diphosphate synthase: MNNLKPLQERINTFLTTYITQFPSSKLQQAMNYSLLAGGKRIRPILVYLTGQMFDCPLSKLDEAAAAIEMIHTYSLIHDDLPAMDNDNLRRGKPTCHIQYGHAEAILAGDALQSLAFSILSESQHLDNQVKINMIAELANASGLAGMCLGQSLDLQAEHQSITLEHLQKIHNYKTGTLINAAVRLGAFASGDISKPYYPLLNSYAQAIGLAFQIQDDILDVIGEQAIMGKPKGSDIIHEKSTYPALLGLQTAIDMTKQLYNQAIDSLNQIPYNSQSLQDLAGFIINRNS; encoded by the coding sequence ATGAATAATTTAAAACCATTACAAGAGCGAATCAATACGTTCTTAACGACATATATTACTCAGTTCCCTTCTTCTAAATTGCAGCAAGCTATGAACTATAGCTTGTTAGCTGGCGGTAAGAGAATCCGCCCAATACTGGTCTATTTAACTGGGCAAATGTTTGATTGTCCGTTATCAAAACTTGATGAAGCAGCGGCTGCAATTGAAATGATTCATACTTATTCATTAATTCATGATGATTTACCTGCTATGGATAATGATAACCTACGACGCGGAAAACCGACATGTCATATCCAATATGGACACGCTGAAGCAATACTTGCTGGTGATGCATTGCAATCATTAGCGTTTAGTATATTATCTGAAAGCCAACATCTGGATAATCAAGTTAAAATTAACATGATTGCAGAACTTGCCAATGCTAGCGGGTTAGCAGGTATGTGCTTAGGACAGTCACTTGATTTGCAAGCAGAGCACCAATCTATCACCCTTGAACATTTACAAAAAATCCACAACTATAAGACTGGAACATTAATTAACGCGGCGGTCCGATTAGGTGCATTTGCCAGTGGCGATATAAGTAAGCCTTACTATCCCTTGCTCAATAGCTATGCCCAAGCAATTGGACTCGCTTTTCAAATTCAGGATGACATTTTAGATGTCATTGGTGAACAAGCTATTATGGGCAAACCTAAAGGCTCCGATATTATACATGAGAAATCTACCTATCCTGCTTTATTAGGCTTACAAACAGCTATAGATATGACAAAACAGTTATATAATCAAGCTATCGATAGTCTCAACCAAATACCTTATAATAGCCAATCACTGCAAGATCTCGCTGGTTTTATTATAAATCGAAATAGTTAA
- the xseB gene encoding exodeoxyribonuclease VII small subunit — translation MAKKQVTEPSFEETLKQLETIVSQLENGDLPLDEALNEFEKGVKLAKSGQKQLQQAEQRIQILLSENSDAELSEFLTDNNE, via the coding sequence ATGGCTAAAAAACAAGTAACTGAACCTAGTTTTGAAGAAACACTTAAACAACTTGAAACCATTGTTTCACAATTAGAAAATGGTGATTTACCATTAGACGAAGCATTGAATGAGTTTGAAAAAGGTGTCAAATTAGCTAAATCAGGTCAAAAGCAATTACAACAAGCGGAACAACGCATTCAGATATTATTATCTGAAAATAGTGATGCAGAACTATCTGAATTTTTAACCGATAATAATGAATAA
- the rmuC gene encoding DNA recombination protein RmuC translates to MISNFGLTEWVAIILGIVSLILLILLVKSQLLINNSNQLFNLQLSQIRQENQTLTNELNQLESELNQYRQQNVAQLATISELKTRLEETRNAAHERQTILEQSEQRLTTQFENLANRIFEHSGKKIEQQNKQSLNFLLSPLKDQLESFKKQVQDSFGEEAKERHTLTHEIRNLQQLNQQMTKEATNLTNALKGNNKIQGNWGEFILSQILDNSGLRLGYEYDTQVNLTNENNQRLQPDVIVHLPQGGDVVIDSKVTLVAYERYFNNDEEIVKTKALSDHLTAVRNHLKQLSQKDYHKLIGINSLDYILMFIPVEPAFLCAIDSDPSLINDALKNNIMIVSPTTLLVALRTIHNLWRYEHQNRNAELIADKASKLYDKVRGFVEDMETLGSTLDKAQQTYQNSLNKLSKGRGNIIGQIERFRELGVEVKKPINPDIALLSVDELNRNKD, encoded by the coding sequence ATGATAAGTAATTTTGGTCTTACTGAGTGGGTCGCGATTATTCTTGGAATAGTGTCATTGATTTTATTAATTTTATTAGTTAAATCACAGCTACTTATTAATAATTCAAACCAATTATTTAATTTACAACTTTCTCAGATAAGACAAGAGAATCAAACATTAACTAATGAATTAAATCAGCTTGAGAGTGAATTAAACCAATATCGACAACAAAATGTCGCGCAACTTGCTACTATTAGCGAACTAAAAACGCGTTTAGAAGAAACGCGTAATGCAGCCCATGAACGCCAGACAATACTTGAGCAAAGTGAACAACGACTTACAACTCAGTTTGAAAACTTAGCCAATCGTATATTTGAGCACAGTGGTAAAAAAATTGAACAACAAAATAAGCAAAGCCTTAATTTTTTATTATCACCATTAAAAGATCAATTGGAGAGCTTTAAAAAGCAAGTGCAAGATAGTTTTGGCGAAGAAGCAAAAGAACGCCATACACTTACTCATGAGATTCGCAATTTACAGCAACTGAATCAACAAATGACTAAAGAGGCAACCAATCTCACTAATGCTTTAAAAGGTAACAATAAAATTCAAGGAAATTGGGGAGAGTTTATACTTAGCCAAATACTTGATAATTCGGGTTTAAGATTAGGTTATGAATATGATACACAGGTCAATTTAACCAATGAAAATAACCAACGTTTACAACCTGACGTCATTGTACATCTACCTCAAGGAGGTGATGTGGTTATTGATTCAAAAGTGACACTAGTAGCATATGAACGTTATTTCAATAATGATGAAGAAATTGTAAAAACCAAAGCATTATCCGATCATTTAACTGCGGTACGTAACCATTTAAAGCAACTCAGTCAAAAAGATTATCATAAATTAATTGGCATTAATTCATTAGATTATATATTAATGTTTATCCCTGTAGAGCCAGCATTCTTATGTGCTATTGATAGTGATCCATCTTTGATTAATGATGCGCTCAAAAATAACATTATGATTGTCAGCCCAACCACTCTTTTAGTTGCCTTACGTACGATTCATAATTTATGGCGTTATGAGCACCAAAATCGTAATGCAGAGCTAATTGCAGATAAAGCAAGTAAATTGTATGATAAAGTCCGCGGTTTTGTTGAAGACATGGAAACCCTTGGTAGCACACTTGATAAAGCTCAACAAACTTATCAAAATTCTCTTAATAAGCTGTCCAAAGGTCGCGGTAATATTATTGGTCAAATTGAGCGATTTCGTGAATTAGGAGTAGAAGTTAAAAAACCAATTAATCCAGACATTGCATTATTATCTGTAGATGAACTTAACCGAAATAAAGATTAA
- the epmA gene encoding elongation factor P--(R)-beta-lysine ligase translates to MTWQPSASINNLLKRAKIISQVRQFFTDRCILEVETPTLSQYAVTDVHLSSFSTTFFRPGEFDAQLGRKMSLITSPEYHMKRLLAAGSGPIYQICKCFRNHEEISDFHNPEFTMLEWYRIQFDMMQMINEVDDLLQTILDCEPAERVSYQKAFQRHLNIDPLEADQATLVNAVNQLNIGIKTEEFDRDGLLQCLFTFGVEPHIGHDKPIAVYNFPASQAALATISSEDHRVAGRFEFYYKGVELANGFKELTNPQEQRLRFEQNNQDRLNLNLPQQEIDIDLLAAMENGLPDCAGVAVGLDRLIMLALDSKKLDDVISFTFERA, encoded by the coding sequence ATGACTTGGCAACCTTCCGCATCTATCAATAACCTACTCAAGCGCGCAAAAATTATTTCACAAGTACGACAATTTTTTACTGATCGCTGTATATTGGAAGTCGAAACGCCGACCTTGAGCCAATATGCCGTTACTGATGTGCATTTGAGCTCTTTCTCTACTACTTTTTTTAGACCAGGTGAATTCGACGCACAACTTGGGCGAAAAATGTCATTAATTACCAGTCCAGAATATCACATGAAGCGTTTATTAGCTGCCGGGAGTGGTCCAATCTATCAGATCTGTAAATGTTTTCGCAATCATGAGGAAATCAGCGATTTTCATAATCCTGAATTTACTATGCTTGAATGGTATCGAATTCAATTTGATATGATGCAAATGATTAATGAAGTTGATGATCTATTACAAACAATTTTAGATTGTGAGCCAGCAGAACGTGTTTCTTATCAAAAAGCGTTTCAACGTCACCTTAATATTGATCCATTAGAAGCAGATCAAGCAACGTTAGTTAACGCAGTTAATCAGCTCAATATCGGGATTAAAACAGAAGAGTTTGATAGAGATGGTTTATTGCAATGTTTATTTACTTTTGGCGTTGAACCCCATATTGGTCATGATAAACCGATTGCCGTATATAACTTCCCTGCTTCACAAGCAGCATTAGCCACAATTAGCAGTGAAGATCATCGCGTTGCTGGGCGCTTTGAATTCTATTATAAAGGTGTTGAACTTGCTAATGGTTTTAAGGAATTAACAAACCCTCAAGAACAAAGACTACGTTTTGAACAAAACAATCAAGATAGACTCAATCTGAATCTTCCTCAACAAGAAATCGATATTGATCTGTTAGCTGCAATGGAAAATGGTCTACCTGACTGTGCAGGCGTTGCGGTAGGTTTAGATCGCTTAATCATGTTAGCGCTTGATTCAAAGAAACTAGATGATGTAATTTCATTTACCTTTGAAAGGGCTTAG
- the mdoH gene encoding glucans biosynthesis glucosyltransferase MdoH — translation MKKDYFATLSGADDWRQKSNNNGIEPNDTEFLKYRLNQIGDTSNYIDERNQQPSYPKVERVSIQPQKWNKRYKANFKARVNLIAVIRRLIMFALIVIQTYFGTTYLSTLLPYQSWEKINFMANWVNNPKLAIYSIIPYIIQGFIIFLFAILFAWISIGFWTSVMGLILAVIRKDRYTIEIPKDAAKHIDDNHRTALVMPICNEDVARVFAGLQATYQSLVETGHADCCDFYILSDTNDPDLYVNELKAWADFNAQKDNNGCNIFYRHRKRRVKRKSGNIDDFCRRWGHLYEYMLILDADSIMTGDCILNMIAMMEMTPKAGILQSPPKSVRMKTLYGRIQQFANQIYSDIFCAGTHFWQLSEAQYWGHNAMIRLKPFIEHCILSPLQKRKGSIHILSHDLVEATLMRRAGYGVWIAYNMNGSYEELPGNMIEDLKRDNRWCMGNLINLRLIFKSGITLTHRVMFLTSGMAYISSLLWLIFLFFSTLLLLVFNLSDQQYFFQPNQFYPTWPRWDENLALQLLSTTMVLLFAPKFFSYGIIIAKTGAKDVGGIFKLTLSIFIEMFWSMILAPIRMIFHSKFVLKAWLGSKIQWKSPSRNDDALTWGESFYFCWTLSLLGIIWLGVIIWLNPQFTYWYIAILIPLTISPLVIRISGLSSIGMKAKKLGLFLTPEETHPAKAVTMTGEYLVKTEANIVEHGFIMALVDPIYNALACTLSTSRHLPNIKIEQRRFELIEQFKQADLEKINKEQQLAILEDPIILSELHQHIWQLQEKYDNLFTLWQNERQ, via the coding sequence ATGAAAAAAGATTACTTTGCTACTCTTTCTGGCGCAGATGATTGGCGCCAGAAATCAAATAACAATGGAATTGAGCCAAATGATACTGAGTTTCTGAAATATCGCCTAAATCAAATTGGCGACACATCAAACTATATTGATGAAAGGAATCAGCAGCCCAGTTATCCAAAAGTTGAACGCGTTTCGATTCAACCACAAAAATGGAACAAACGCTATAAAGCCAATTTCAAAGCTAGAGTTAATCTCATCGCAGTTATTCGTCGCTTAATAATGTTTGCACTAATTGTAATACAAACATATTTCGGGACTACCTATCTATCGACACTGTTACCTTATCAAAGCTGGGAAAAAATTAATTTCATGGCTAATTGGGTGAATAATCCTAAATTAGCCATATACAGCATTATTCCTTATATTATACAAGGATTTATTATTTTCCTATTTGCTATTTTGTTTGCTTGGATTTCAATTGGTTTTTGGACAAGCGTTATGGGACTAATTTTAGCTGTAATAAGAAAAGACCGTTATACTATTGAGATCCCTAAAGATGCAGCAAAACACATTGATGATAATCATCGTACTGCGTTAGTTATGCCAATTTGTAATGAAGATGTAGCACGAGTTTTTGCTGGATTACAAGCGACCTATCAATCTTTGGTTGAAACCGGTCACGCGGATTGCTGTGATTTCTATATTTTAAGCGATACAAATGATCCCGATCTTTATGTTAATGAATTAAAAGCATGGGCAGATTTTAACGCTCAAAAAGATAATAATGGATGCAATATTTTTTACCGACATCGTAAACGCCGAGTAAAACGTAAAAGTGGTAATATTGATGATTTTTGTCGACGCTGGGGACATTTATATGAATATATGTTAATACTTGACGCCGACAGTATTATGACTGGTGATTGTATTTTAAATATGATTGCCATGATGGAAATGACACCTAAAGCGGGCATATTACAGTCACCGCCGAAATCAGTTAGAATGAAAACGCTTTATGGTCGAATTCAACAATTTGCCAATCAGATTTACAGTGATATTTTTTGTGCAGGGACCCATTTTTGGCAACTTAGCGAAGCACAGTATTGGGGACACAATGCCATGATTCGCTTAAAACCTTTTATTGAACACTGTATTTTATCCCCATTACAAAAACGTAAAGGGTCGATTCATATTTTGTCACACGATCTTGTTGAAGCTACATTGATGAGACGTGCAGGATATGGAGTTTGGATCGCCTATAATATGAATGGCAGTTACGAAGAACTACCAGGCAATATGATTGAAGATCTAAAACGAGATAACCGTTGGTGTATGGGGAACTTAATTAATTTAAGATTGATTTTTAAAAGTGGTATAACTTTAACACATAGAGTTATGTTTTTAACGAGTGGAATGGCTTATATTTCATCATTATTATGGTTAATATTTTTATTTTTCTCAACGCTGCTTTTATTAGTTTTTAATTTATCTGATCAACAATATTTTTTCCAACCTAACCAATTTTATCCGACATGGCCAAGATGGGATGAAAATTTGGCATTACAATTGTTATCTACGACGATGGTATTATTGTTTGCGCCTAAATTCTTTAGTTATGGCATTATCATCGCTAAAACAGGTGCCAAAGATGTGGGGGGAATTTTCAAGCTGACTTTATCAATATTCATCGAAATGTTCTGGTCGATGATATTAGCCCCTATTCGTATGATATTCCATAGTAAGTTCGTGCTAAAAGCATGGCTAGGCAGTAAAATTCAATGGAAATCACCGTCAAGAAACGATGATGCTTTAACATGGGGGGAATCTTTCTATTTTTGTTGGACTCTCTCTTTATTAGGCATTATTTGGCTTGGCGTAATTATTTGGTTAAATCCTCAGTTTACTTACTGGTATATTGCTATTCTAATTCCACTGACTATTTCGCCATTAGTGATTAGAATTTCAGGATTATCAAGCATTGGCATGAAAGCTAAAAAATTAGGTTTATTTTTAACGCCAGAAGAAACTCATCCAGCTAAAGCTGTGACCATGACGGGAGAATATCTAGTTAAAACGGAAGCTAATATCGTTGAACATGGTTTTATCATGGCATTAGTTGATCCTATTTACAATGCGTTAGCTTGTACATTATCCACTTCTCGCCATTTACCTAATATAAAAATTGAGCAAAGACGTTTTGAGTTAATTGAGCAATTTAAACAAGCTGATTTAGAAAAAATTAATAAAGAACAACAGCTAGCAATTTTAGAAGATCCAATTATTCTTTCTGAGCTACATCAGCATATTTGGCAGCTTCAAGAAAAGTACGACAATTTATTCACTTTATGGCAAAATGAACGTCAATAA
- a CDS encoding glucan biosynthesis protein G, translating into MFCIVSALCISFSSYAFSFNDVVIQAEKLAKKSYIQPSKNIPNELAALQFADYQKIQFNHEKAYWNDKKTRFKLEFYHEGMYFDTPVKINEIVNNQVNEIKFDPSYFDLSKVGLDHLNTKKLGFAGFKVHYPINNPTKTDDEIFTALGGSYFRAVGKDQRYGLSARGLAIDTGEMTGEEFPRFKEFWIERPSPKQKHLVIYALLDSPRVTGAYKLILVPSVDTTITVQAKIFFRDSVKKLGIAPLTSMYLFGPNQPSPLLNYRPAMHDSNGLSILSNSGEWIWRPLNNPKRLSFSSYSLEDPKGFGLIQRDNGFEDYQDLDDHYELRPSVWTEILGNWQKGRVELVEIPTADETNDNIVSFWVPEKHYKAGDSLDVKYRLHYSLNEKQRYPDNVTRAISTRLSLGDIKQANLIRKLDGSNAYVIDFAGLNLSEQDPVKAISSINNGSIVSCDVQYNSVTKGWRVLIRFNVQDNKKPTDIRVQLASEKTNQILSETWSGQYPGQ; encoded by the coding sequence ATGTTTTGCATAGTTTCAGCTCTTTGTATTAGTTTTTCTTCATACGCTTTTTCGTTTAATGATGTTGTCATACAAGCAGAAAAGTTAGCAAAGAAAAGTTATATACAACCCTCTAAAAACATACCCAATGAATTAGCCGCTTTACAATTTGCTGATTATCAGAAAATTCAATTTAATCATGAAAAAGCTTATTGGAATGATAAAAAAACTCGTTTTAAATTAGAGTTCTATCATGAAGGGATGTATTTTGATACTCCTGTCAAAATCAATGAAATTGTCAATAATCAGGTTAATGAAATTAAATTTGATCCGAGTTATTTTGATTTAAGTAAAGTCGGATTAGATCATCTAAACACGAAAAAACTTGGATTTGCTGGATTTAAAGTTCATTATCCAATAAACAACCCAACTAAAACCGATGATGAAATTTTTACAGCTCTTGGTGGCAGCTATTTCCGAGCAGTTGGAAAAGATCAACGATATGGTTTATCTGCTCGAGGATTAGCGATTGATACTGGTGAGATGACTGGTGAAGAGTTCCCTCGTTTTAAAGAGTTTTGGATCGAAAGACCATCACCTAAACAAAAGCATTTAGTGATTTATGCTTTACTTGATTCACCTCGCGTAACGGGTGCTTATAAACTTATTTTGGTACCTAGTGTGGATACAACAATAACTGTACAAGCTAAAATATTTTTCCGCGATTCAGTGAAAAAACTTGGCATTGCACCTTTAACTAGCATGTATTTGTTTGGCCCAAATCAGCCATCGCCTTTATTAAATTATCGACCTGCAATGCATGACTCTAATGGATTATCCATTTTATCAAACAGTGGTGAATGGATATGGCGACCATTAAATAATCCAAAACGGTTATCTTTTTCTTCATATAGTCTCGAAGATCCTAAAGGTTTTGGATTGATTCAACGAGATAATGGATTTGAAGATTACCAAGATCTTGATGATCATTATGAATTGCGTCCTAGCGTTTGGACAGAAATCTTAGGCAATTGGCAAAAAGGTCGGGTTGAACTGGTTGAAATCCCTACAGCAGATGAAACAAACGATAATATCGTTTCATTCTGGGTGCCTGAAAAACATTATAAAGCTGGTGATAGTCTTGATGTTAAGTACCGATTACACTATTCATTAAATGAAAAGCAACGTTATCCCGATAATGTAACTAGAGCAATTAGCACTCGATTATCATTAGGTGATATAAAGCAAGCAAATTTAATTCGTAAACTTGATGGTTCGAACGCTTATGTTATTGACTTTGCTGGTCTTAATTTATCAGAACAAGATCCTGTTAAAGCAATATCAAGCATCAATAACGGATCTATTGTGAGCTGTGATGTACAATATAATTCTGTAACAAAAGGTTGGCGAGTTCTTATTCGGTTTAATGTTCAAGACAATAAAAAACCAACGGATATTCGTGTCCAATTAGCTTCAGAAAAAACGAATCAGATTTTATCTGAAACTTGGAGTGGTCAATATCCAGGGCAATAA
- a CDS encoding YecH family metal-binding protein, with amino-acid sequence MLSIHGHEVLQMMAGNNYTESSLLEAIEKRFGKNAKFHTCSEANMNAEQLICFLKLKGKFKPVNNSGFTINEIKICRH; translated from the coding sequence ATGTTATCAATTCATGGACATGAAGTCTTACAAATGATGGCTGGTAATAACTATACAGAATCATCTCTACTTGAAGCCATTGAAAAACGGTTTGGCAAAAATGCTAAATTTCACACTTGCTCTGAAGCTAATATGAATGCTGAACAACTCATCTGCTTTTTAAAGTTAAAAGGTAAGTTCAAACCTGTTAATAATTCTGGATTTACGATCAACGAAATAAAAATCTGTCGTCATTAA